The region gggagccctGTGCACACAGTTCTGGCCTCCACATGCCAGTGCTCCAAGCGTGGTCATTTCCTTGATGTTCCCTCTTCTCTGCTCCGCTCTCACTAGGTGCCACCGAACAGTGTTTGGGCTCCTCACTCAGATGCCGCTGACGTCGGGTGAGAATGAGGAACGCGGAAAGTCACCTGGAGAGGACAGGTTCGGAAACGGGAGCAGCAAGCAGGAGGCCCAGGGGTCGAGCGGCAGCCCTCGGCCACGGGCCGGAGAGGAGGGGGTCCAGGAGGGCTGGCGGAAATGCCAGCCGCCCGACAGTGTGAAGGGTCTCCTGGTGGCCCTGTTCGGGGGCGGAGTGCCGGCCGGTTTCGTGGCCCCCTTCACCAGGATCGCCTACGAAGCATCTCAAATCCCTTCGCTGGAGATCCTGCTCTTCCGGTGCCTGCTCCACTTGGCCCTGGGCTTCTACATCCGCTTCCGGGGGGCTTCCCTCTTCGGTCCCCGGGAGGCGTGGAGGTCCATTTTCGTCCACGCCGTCATCAACGTGGTGTCCATCGCCTGCGCCTACAGCTCTTTCATGGTCATCCCGGCCGGGAACGCCTCCACCGTCCGCAAGGGGACCTCCACCCTCTGCTCAGCCTTCATGGCCCTGGTTATCGACAGTTACCGCCTGAGCGCCTACGACTGGATCGGCCTGCTGGGCAGCGTGGTGGGGCTGGGCCTGATCGTGGTGCCGGACTTGGTCAGCCTGCGCAGCGGCTCCCGGCTGCCGGACATTTTCGGCTACATCCTGGCCATGCTGGGTGGCCTGGCCCTCGCCGTGGCCCTGGTAATCTTCCGCACGCTCAGCCACCCGTCCAAGTTGCTGACGGCCGCCTTCACCTTCGGGGCGGTGGGCAGCCTGCTCTGTGCCCCCCTCATGTCCCTCCTGCAGAGCCCCGTGGTGCCGCTGGACCCGCTCACCTGGTGCTGCGTCACCGGCATCACCACCCTGGCCCTGGTCTCCTTCTTCTGCGCCAACTACGCCGTCACCAAGACCCACCCGGCCCTGGTCTGCGCCTTCCTGCACTCCGAGGTGGTGGTCACCATGATGATCCAGTACTTTGTGCTGCACGAGCCGGTCACCCCGTTCGGCCTCAGCGGGGCTGGGGTCATCGTGGGCAGCATCGTGGTCATCACCGGCCAGAGCATCGCCTGCAGGCGCCAggaggcgggcggagagagatAATATTAAAAAGTTTTAATTTTGGACGGCTCTGAAGCCAGTGAAGGGACGTTTTCTATTTCCGCTCAGCCGGGAGCCTGTGACACGGGAACTTCCGgaactggggggtgtgggggggtttggggggggggggggggggggggggggggtggcggcgaggggcggaggccattcagccccctcttgGGGGCCCATTCAACAGGGTCGCACCGCGACTTAACTGCAGGCCGCGATCTCACACCGGCCAGCGTgagaggctcagcgctgccggggtccgaggcggggagggggggggtggggtggtggaggggggatgggggaggggagacggtggggttgggaggggtgaatgggggaggggagagggtgggggtgggggtggggggatgggggaggggagagggtgggggtgggggagggggggtgggggaggggagagggtgggggtgggggtggggggatgggggaggggagaggggtgggggtggaggtggggggatgggggaggggagagggtggggatgggggaggggtgaatgggggaggggagagggtgggggtggggggtggggggatgggggaggggagagggtgggggtggaggtggggggatgggggaggggagagggtggggatgggggagggggggtgggggaggggagagggtgggggtgggggtggggggtgaatgggggaggggagagggtggggatgggggaggggggatgggggaggggagagggtgggggtggaggtggggggatgggggaggggagagggtggggatggggggatgggggaggggagagggtgggggtggggggatgggggaggggagagggtgggggtggggggatgggggaggggagagggtgggggtgggggagggtggatggggggaggggagagggtgggggtgggggagggtggatgggggaggggagagggtgggggtgggggagggtggatgggggaggggagagggtgggatgggggaggggagagggtgggggtggggggtggggagagggtgggggtgggggagggtggatgggggaggggagagggtggggatgggggaggggagagggtgggggtggggggagggtggatgggggaggggagagggtgggggtggtggaggggggatggggaggggagagggtgggggtggtggaggggggatgggggaggggagagggtgggggtggggggatgggggaggggagagggtgggggtgggggagggtggatggggaggggagagggtgggggtggtggaggggggatgggggaggggagagggtgggggtggggggatgggggaggggagagggtgggggtgggggagggtggatgggggaggggagagggtgggggtgggggaggggtgatgggggaggggagagggtgggggtgggggtgggggtggggggatgggggagggggagagggtgggggtgggaggggtgaatgggggaggggagagggtgggggtgggaggggtgaatgggggaggggagacggtgggggtgggggaggggggatgggggatgggggaggggagagggtgggggtgggaggggtgaatgggggaggggagacggtgggggtgggggtggggggatgggggagggggagagggtgggggtgggaggggtgaatgggggaggggagacggtgggggtggaggtggggggatgggggaggggggatgggggatgggggaggggagacggtgggggtgggggagggggaggggtgaatgggggaggggagacggtgggggtgggggaggggtgaatgggggaggggagagggtgggggtgggaggggtgaatgggggaggggagacggtgggggtgggggaggggggatgggggaggggagagggtgggggtgggaggggtgaatgggggaggggagacggtgggggtgggggaggggtgaatgggggaggggagagggtgggggtggtgtcactCGCCCCGACATCACCGCCCGCTATTTTTAACGCCCGCCCACTGGGTGTACGATTTTTGCCCCGTGGTCCTTTCGCTAAAAGAATCTATCGAACGGATTCAGCACCGACTGCCCTTTTGcactgggggtggcggggggagggggaatctcccaccttctgccaccCTTTGCGTGTGTGGAAGTGTTTCCTCCTCTCGCCCCTCAAAGATCAGCCTCTGATTTTTaagactctgccccacacccacccacctcccccccccccgccaccaagtcccagactctccaaccaggggaaacagtctctctctctctctctctctgtgtgtgtcgacCCCGTCTGTCCCCTGTAATATTgggaaaactttgatcaaatcgcCCCTTCAACTTTATATTCCGGGTAATACAGCCCCAGTCTGCACTTTTTAACAGCCTCAGGGAGAACAGCCTCCAAACCAAGGGGTTGACCACTGAGCAGAGGCAAACTCATGGCTGACAAATGCTCCCATCCGGAACAAAATCTGGAGAGTCAACCCCAGAGAGGTAGGGTCAAGGCTGAGAGGTCCCCAATTCTACACCGGGCACCATCCGGAGTTTAACCAGCTAATGTCACACAACGTCAggccataagactataagacataggagcagaaataggtaTAAAGTGGAAAGTGGAAAGAGCGTCTCAGTGCAGCGGAAGAAGGTGAGAAATAAGGCCGTGGAATAGGCCTTCGgctcctcgagtctgctccgccggtCAATAAAAgtcaaccccactcccccaccctgtcCCTCGATTCCCTTGGGCCAGGGTTTAGCCCTTGTCGggccggggtgggtgggagggggaagtggtggggggggggggggggggaagtcgGGAAGTTGCCCGCGATTGGGGGCAgggccgcgatttcacgctgcctGGGCTTAcggtggggggttgagggggggggtgggggggggaagaccTTTGCCCGTCAGTGTGCACTTGAGAATCCCCCCTGAgtctcagagctgcctcaggcaggtGAAGAATTTTCATAACATACAATAAAGAGATGGAAAATGtattaaaacatgtccccccctccccaccctccccctcatgtgacatgttattAACTATATTTTAATGTTTTCATtagctttgggaaacctcatcacgCCCCTGGACGAGGTTTCCCTAAAAGGTGTCAAGCACGTTTGGCCTTTTTTTgcctgccctccccccaccaccgcccccccacccccgcccaagtTCGCCTGACCTCAACACGGGGCATTTTACGCTGGAGGGGGTCAGGCGCACACCCACCAAGGTtcaaattttgcccttggtgtccagaaatctgtcaatttcaaccttgaatatattcaacaactgaGCGTCCGCAGCTCTCActggggggagagaattccagagattcacaaccctctgagtgaagaaatttctcctcatctcagtcctgaatggcccaTCCGCTTGTCATGTTACTACGTCCCCCTAGTTGTAGACTTTCCCGCTGGAGTGTAGTACATCTACACCACTGgcgtctacccggctatgtggaaaattgcccaggtatgtcctgtatacaaaaagcaggacaaatccaacccggacaattaccgcccgatcagtctactctccatcatcagtaaagtaatggaaggggtcatcaacagtgttatcaagctgcacttgcttagcaataacctgctcactgatgctcagtttgggttctgccagggcctctcagctcctgacctcattacagccttggttcaaacatggacaaaagagctgaactcccgaggtgaggtgagagtgatgcccttgacatcaaggcagcatttgaccgagtgtggcatcaaggagccccagcaacactggagtcaatgggaatcagggggaaaactctcctctggttggattcataccgagcacaaaggaagatggttgtggttgttggaggtcagtcatctcagctccaggacatcactgcaggagttcctcagggtagtgtcctcggcccaaccatcttcagctgcttcaccaatgaccttccttccatcataaggtcagaagaggggatgttcgctgatgattgcacaatgttcagcatcattcacaactcctcagatactgaagcagtccatgtccaaatgcagcaagacctggatgtcaagggtattttttttttcattcattcgctggctgggcccagcatttattgcccatccctaattgccccttgagaaggtggtgggtgagctgccttcttgagccgctgcagtccatgtggtgtaggtacacccacagcgctgttagggagggagttccaggattttgacccagtgacagtgaaggaacggccgatatatttccaagtcaggatggtgagtgacttggaggagaacatccaggtggtggtgttccccatgtgtctgctgcccttgtccttctagatggtagtggtcgtgtgtttggaagttgttgtctaaggagccttggtgagttcctgaattagcgatgggcaatgaatactggcctggccaatggctcccatatctcatgaatgaattttctaAAAATCAGACATtaatttgacactgagacacatccgGACATATTAGGGAgccagtgaccaaaagcttaaacAAAGAGGTagactttaaggagcatcttaaacgAGTACAGaggggcggagaggtttagggagggaattccagagcttagggccccaggcagctgaaggcccggccgtcaatggtggagcgatgggaatcgggggatgctcgagaggccggAACTGGAGGAGGGCAGAGGTGTCCGGTTGAAGGGAGTTACTGAGGTGTGGGGTGGAGTAgcaggcggtggggtggggtggggggtggggggggtgggggaattggAGGGGATTGTAACCATGGAGGGAGTTGGATACAAATTCAAAACCTTAGTCAGGAAGGAGTCCAACGGGTTTAGCGAGAGCCATTTAATTGCAAAAAAGAGAGTGCTCACCAGATGCAGTGGGGACTGAAGGTGGGTAGGAATTGAGGGTTGCCAATTCTGGATGGGATATACtcctggaggttttatcacatgCATCCTTACCAccaacaccacctcctcccaacctGGTCAGTCAACCGTTTCTCCCACATTCTTACAACTGATGAAGAAAACCCTTCAAAGGGAATGCTAAAAATTGTTTTTCATGTTGCCGGGATGTTTTGACTCACATCACTGGCAGCAGGGTCTTTATTCCTGGAGACGCCGTGGCATTGCTGAAGGATTGGCAATCCTGGTCCTGGgatcaggacagagggagaagcCGGAACGCGATGTGGAATGTGTCAGCTCCCGGCAGCATGGAAGTAACTCAGATGTGCAGGTAACGGTTCTGAGATCGTTCCTTTAACATGGCTCCATGactgtcggtacacccacagcggcCTGTGTTAAATTGGCATTGTTAGAATGATGCaacccagaaggaggccattcagtccatcgtacctgtgccagccctttgatggagctatccaattagtcccactccccctgctctttccccaccgCCCggcaatttttttcccccttcaggtatttatccGATTCCCGTTTGAAAGTTGcgattaaatctgcttccactgccccaACAGGCGAGGTCTCAACAACtggctttgtttaaaaaaaaattctcatcatcctctatggttcttttgccaatcatctttaaACTATGACCTCAGGGTTACCAAGTTGTGAGACATCCCAAAGCCAGGCAATTACTATCTTTTGATTTCTCAAGTGATATGCGGCTGGGAAAGTGGATTGCAAACCCCCATCATCGTGATGAAATATGACAGAGCAGGTTTGACAAGTGCACAGTCTTTCCCTGCTCCGATTTCCGATGTTCTTAAGTttatcaccaacaagagagagagaatccaactatctcccCCATGACgtgcaacagcattaccatcactgaatcccccgccgtcaaaatcctggagggttaccattgaccagaacctaaGCTAGAGCAGCcaggtaaatactgtggctgtcagaacaggtcagaggctgggaatcctgcggggagtaactcacctcctgactctccaaagcctgtccaccatctacaaggtacaagtcaggagtgtgatggaatactccccacttgcctggatgagtgcagctcccacaacactcaagaagctcgacaccatccaggacaaagcagccccgcttgattggcaccccatccacaactttaaacattcactccctccaccatcagtgcgcagtagcagcagtgagcaCTATATACAAGgtgcacctcccaaacccacgaccgctaccatctagaaggacaagggcagcagacccatggggaacaccaccacctggaagttcccctccaagtcactcaccatcctgacttggaaatatatcactgttccttcactgttgctggctcaaaatcctggaaccccctccctaacagcgcggcgggtgtacctacaccacatgggactgcagcggttcaagaaggcagcagctcacccaccaccttctcaaggggcaattagggatgggcaataaatgctgggaccAGCCCAGCCAGAGAATGAATGTGTTGCTATAAAAGGACTTTGAAACTTGGGTCACAAAGTCAGTGTCATTGCTGGTTTCTATGTGTTTATAATCCAggatgcggggggggtggggggggggtctgctctccccagggggtggggggggggggggtctgctCTCCccaggggttggaggggggtcTGCTCTCCAACTGTGAACCTTTTCAATGCTGTTTGGGTTAATCCTGGCAGGTCCCTGAGCCAAGGTTGGCGGCGGGGAGGTGAGTGGGCAGTTCCGCTCTCTGCCTCCGGGCGGCGCCGAGGGGCCCGTCCTTGGTGTGGCTCGACACCGCCGCCCACAGGGCGCTGGCTGGAACTGCAAAGCTGCGGGGGCAGCGGCCGAGGGGACGCACAGGGGGTTAAAGCGGGCGGGTCGCGCCCCGGCACGACTGGCTCCTTCTGAACTCACCTTcgctgggagggggaaggggggttgtgggtgtggtgagaggcgggggagagggggggggggggtgggtgcggggaggCTTTCCGAGACGTCCACGCGGTAGGGCGGTCGGCCTGGATGTTCGGCCACGTGGGGCATCGCAACccatccacacccccaacacGCGGCTCTGTCCTTCCACAAACTTTTCATTGCacggaggagggaggagggggaggaagagtgggggtgggggggggggaggaggagggagaggaggggtgggagaagggggagggggaaggagggagaaggggagaggagggggagggggaagggggtgggaggaggggggaggagaggggaagatggagggggggagaagggggaaggaggagggggggggagggaggaggagggagctgcAATAGAAATGTTCCCCCCTTTCTAGCTGAGGCCTCCCATTGCCGACAGTCACAGTGGGTGCTGACCGTGTGGGGAGGGCAGGGCTGcagcgaggggggtggggggtgggggtgggggttggtggtgggtgggggtgcacTGTTGATCCACCAGAAGGATACCGGTCCTGAAAAGGTTAAGTTACGAGGACCCTCTGCTTGCCACCCCTTTGTGTTTCTaagattaatgggtgatctgACTGAGGCGTTTAGGATGAGGGAAAGGACTTGAGAGAATCAGCCAGAACAGGAGGGCAGGACCTTAAATTTGGAGCCAGGTGGTCCGGGGGTGACGACAGGGAGCGTTTCTTCAcacgaggggtgggggggtggttgaaaTCTGCAACTCTCTGCCCACAGAGAAGCTGTTGAGTCCTGGGCGGGGAAATTGGAAATTTCAGAaccgagattgataggtttttttgttgggtaaggggatTCACGGCTTCGGAACAAAAGGCCGGGCCAGTGCAGAGTAAGAGCCAGGTCAGCAGGATCGAATCGAATGCTGGAACGGGCTGGAGGGgaggaatggcctcctcctgtccctgtttcCCTCGGCCATGcgtggggaaggggtgggtgggggattggcAGTGCTACGCTGCTCAGAGAGGAAATCTATTGGCTGCCCAGACCCCCTGACCTCACACTGTAagcggggggggggaaggggtgtagGGTTCCAGGTTGCTGGCTCTCTCAGGGTGGCTGGTTGAACATGGACGACACTTGGAGGGCGGGTCGATTCTCCAATGGCCTCAGCTGCTGTTCGCCTGAGTGGAGGTGGATCTTGGACGTTCGGTCAGTCACCAAGGCCCACAGGTCATCAGAAGCTGTTCCCAGACCCTCCGCTGGGGAATGCAACTGGGTGATGGAAACCACAAGGAGGCTGTCTTCACTTTGCTTCATCCTTATCCAGTGCTGCAGGGTCTGTCTCTGTGTCGAGGTACAGACCCCCTCCCACCCGGTGCTGCAGGGTCTGTCTCTGTGTTGAGGTACAGACCCCCTCCCACCCGGTGCTGCAGGGTCTGTCTCTGTGTTGAGGTACACCTCTCCCCCGCTACATTTTGTCCGGTTGAAAGCTCTCCACATGTGAGGTTCAGTAATCAATGTTGGTGAGCTTTCTGGCACAAAAGGGCAGAGGCttgtcactcacgcacacacccttgcaaacacagactttcacacacacactcagacacagaggcacacaaaacacagacacacacacttgtaAACACACAGAGatttcacacacatgcaaacacacacgtgcactcactgacagagacagagacataggtGCACCGCCACACGTATACCcctcaggcagggctgttttaGCTCAGCTCAGCCAGCTGGGTGTGCCTTTGAAAATATTGTACACGGGACCGAATGAGTTTCCCTGTACTGCAcaagtgtgtagatgtgtgtatttgtatctgaATATGTGACTGAATATGTCTGTacatgggtgtgtgaatgtgtgtctgtacacGTGTGTGAACATGTCTGTCCATATGTGGGTATGTGAATGCGTGTGTCCGTACACAGGTGTGTGAACATGTTTGTCTGTACACCGGTGTGTGAATGTGATTGTCTCTACACCGGTGTGTGAACAGGTGTGTCTGTACACCGGTGTGTGAACAGGTGTGTCTGTACACCGGTGTGTGAACAGGTGTGTCTGTACACCGGTGTGTGAATGTAAGCGTCTGTACACAGGTGTGCAAGCTCGTGCATCTGTACGTGGGTGTGTGAACACATGTGCCTGTACAcaagtgtgtgagcatgtgcctGTGCAcgggtgtgtgaacatgtgtgtctGGACATGGGTTTGTGAAACAATTGTGTCCATACATGTGTACATGAATGTTTGCACCAATGCTGCGTGTAACTGTGTAAAAGGGTGTGTGCACAgatgtgtgaatgactgtgtgcatgtgtgcgtggaTATCTGTACTGTCCATTAGTGTATCAGTAACTGTCTAATATTTTGCATTCATTCAAATGAAACTATCTCATGCTACACCTACTGAACCTCACAGGTGGTTGCTGGTGGGGAGACTCAGTTTTTCACAACCAGCTTCTGGGAGGAATGTCCTGGCCCAGCGAGATCTCCCGATCCAATAGGATCTCCAGTAGGACCCAGGGAGTTCATCTGGGCCAATAAGATCTGCCAATCCATTGAGAAGCCCTGGACCGATGAGATCACTTGACCAAACTTGATTCCCCGGATCAACATGatgttttatttaattcaataataggatgtgagtgtcactggtaaggcctgcatttattgccaatcccaaaAATGCCCTTCATCACCTAGAACAGCATGATCGCCAGACCCAGCTTGATCTCACAGTCCAGCAGAGTTGGCGGGTGAAGTGGAACCTCACTGGTGTACCCGAAGAAACACTGCAGCGCCGGTGTTGTGCCAGACtcgaagggggtgggggggttggttctGGAGAATGAGCGTGATCTCGCTCTGATGAGAGGGGGTCTTGGTGCCAggtagggtgtgtgggggggggtgggggggcacagaTGCTCCTCGACATTCAGTGAAGTGCAGGGTCGGTGTGACCAGTGACCAGCGACAGGAAGCTGGACTGGACACTCGAGAGCCGCTGCCTTGGAAAAGTTTGGCATGAGGAAAGGAGGGTAGAGAGGTACCGGTGCAGAGTGATGCAGTCATCGTTCCAAACGTCCGCCGTTGGGTTTGTAGGAATCTTACTCCCCGGACACCAATTCCTCCAACTCCTTGGCTCCCAGAGCAGGAATTTTAGCTACTTCGAAGGATACTCTGGAGAAGGTTACGCCAAGAGAAAGTACATTTAGGACAGATTACAATCTTTCTCTGCTTAAATTATTAAAAAATCTAAAAGACAAGGCTTTCTTCAGAGAATGATAAGAGCACAAGGAGGCCAATCatcccatcgtgcctgtgccagctctttgaaagagttatccaattagtcccactccacccaccacccaacctccctccccctcaccccctccaactCCACTACTCTTtatccacagccctgcaaatttctccttttcaagtgcagtactgaaagttcctattgaatctgcttccgccgccctttcaggcagcgccttccagatcacagcaactcgctgtgtgtaaaaaaaaaccttctccccatctcccccctcagGTCCTTTTccagattctcttcaatctgtgtccctctggttaccaaccctcccgctgctgggaacagtttctcctcattgactctatccaaacccctcaATGATATTGAAGAActccattaaatctcctcttagtgcAAGGCAAGGGTAGTGTTGTGGTAATGTCAGTGCTGTAGTTAtcaagaggcccaggctaatgctgtagggacgcaggttcaaatcccaccatggcagctggtggaatttaaactcaattaatatgggccgggtttaaactaacttggtggGAGTGTGGGAACCAGAGATACCCAGAATTAAGGGGGgtagaggcagatagcactacaGTAGGGGACAGTAAATTATTAGGTAGGGTCAGAGAAAGTATGAGGtctcgtatctcaggaaggatgagagggtccagaggaggttcacaagaacgatcccaggaatgaaaggcttaacatatgaggaacgtttgaggactctgggtctacactcaatggagtttagaaggacgaggggggatctgattgaaatttacagaatactgaaaggcctggatagagtggacgtggggaagatgtttccattagtaggagagactaggacccgagggcacagcctcagagtaaagggaagaccttttagaacagagatgaggagaaacttctttagccagagagtggtgaatctatggaattcattgccacagaaggctgtggagaccaggtcattgagtgtatttaagaccgagatagataggttcttgattggtaaggggatcaaaggttacggggagaaggcgggagaatggggttgagaaacttatcagccatgattgaatggcggagcagactcgatgggccaaatggcctaatttctgctcctatgtcttatggtcttatggtccaaATCAGCGCTGTAGTGCATTATTGTGAATGCACAGAATGTGCTAAATAAGAGTTACAGGTGCAGACTGCCGTGTGGAAATAcaatgttgtggtgataacagagacctggctaaaagaagggcaagaATGGGATTTAAATAATCCTGGACACAAGGCGTTCAGGGAAGACAAAAAaggggggggagggatggaggcATTGATTCAGTAGAGCACGGCAGTGCTGGATAAAGAGCATGTCCCAGAGGTGTCAAGGACGGGATCTATTCGGCTGgaactaaggaacaaaaaaggtgtgATTACATTGTCCGgtatagtctataggccaccaactagtgaggAGAATGTAGAGGAACAAACGTGCAAGGAAATTATAGAGAGGTGTAAAGTTTAGAGTCGTTACAAGGGGGGACTTTATTTAtccgaatatagactgggatagtattagcgtaaagggcagagaggcgcAGGAGTTCCGAGAATGtcttcaggaatttttttttacagcagtctgcttccagtccaatgagaggggAGGCACTACTGGGCCTGGTTCTTgagaatgaggtgggtcaagtggatcaaatatcagtaggggaaggggacagtgatcattgtaggTTTAGATTGGCTACGGAGAAGGTCAAAGAACGATCTATAATAAGATTAATAACTGGGCTAAGAATGAATCTGGGCCGAATAAATTGGAATGAAAAGTTGGCAGGAgcaacagtagctgaacaatgggctaccttcataGAAGAGAgaatttgggcacagtcaaggtatctTCCCTCGAAAGGTAGGGCAaagaaatccagagctccctggatgacaaaaaaaGGTAgagattaagataaagaagagaaAGTGTGCTGATGACAGATGACTGGTTCTCAGGCTGAACCGAGAAGGttcagagaggaagagaaaaagcaaataagagaagtgaagagggagtatgaaaagagactggcagcgaac is a window of Carcharodon carcharias isolate sCarCar2 chromosome 33, sCarCar2.pri, whole genome shotgun sequence DNA encoding:
- the LOC121272208 gene encoding solute carrier family 35 member G3-like, which encodes MPLTSGENEERGKSPGEDRFGNGSSKQEAQGSSGSPRPRAGEEGVQEGWRKCQPPDSVKGLLVALFGGGVPAGFVAPFTRIAYEASQIPSLEILLFRCLLHLALGFYIRFRGASLFGPREAWRSIFVHAVINVVSIACAYSSFMVIPAGNASTVRKGTSTLCSAFMALVIDSYRLSAYDWIGLLGSVVGLGLIVVPDLVSLRSGSRLPDIFGYILAMLGGLALAVALVIFRTLSHPSKLLTAAFTFGAVGSLLCAPLMSLLQSPVVPLDPLTWCCVTGITTLALVSFFCANYAVTKTHPALVCAFLHSEVVVTMMIQYFVLHEPVTPFGLSGAGVIVGSIVVITGQSIACRRQEAGGER